TCCCGTCGACTCCGCCGAGGGTGTTGACTGGGCTCTGCCAGAGATACACCGTCGACGCTGGTCCTGACAGTCCGGGAGGTGACGAACCGCAATGTCCGACGCCACCGGGTCGAGCGGAACCGTACGCGTCGTCACGTCCGAGAAGCGGCTCGACGTGCGGATGTCGCTGTCGCCGTTGCGTCGGGGCCGCGGCGATCCCACCTACGAGTCGACGCCGGACGGCGGAATCTGGCGCACGTCGCGGATGAAGTCGGGTCCGGTGACCTACCGTCTGACCCAAGCGTCGCCGACCAGCGTCCAGGCCCGAGCATGGGGCCCCGGCGCACTCGAACTGCTGGACGCGGTGCCCGCGCTGCTCGGCCACGGCGACGATGCCAGCACATTCGCACCGGAGCACCCGATTCTGCGAGAGGCACACCGGCAGCTGCCGCATCTGCGTCTCGGCCGAACCGACCTGGTACTCGAGGCGTTGATCCCGGCGATCATCGAGCAACGCGTACACGGCATTTCGGCGTTCGGTTCGTGGCGTTATCTGGTGAGCAAGTTCGGCGAGAGCGCACCGGGGCCGACTCCCAAGCCCATGTTCGTCTTCCCCGCACCCGACGTGTGGCGTCGTATCCCCTCGTGGGAGTACCACCGCGCCAACGTCGACCCCGCCCGGTCGAAGACCATCGTCCGCGCCGCGCAGGCGGCCGGACGCCTGGAGGAGGCGTCGACGATGACACCCGAGGATGCGCAACGCAGGCTGCGGGCGATCCCGGGCGTCGGTATCTGGACCGCGGCAGAGACCGCGCAGCGTGCCCTGGGGGATCCCGACGCGTTATCGGTCGGCGACTATCACCTGGCTGCGGTGGTGGGTTGGTCGCTGTTGGGCAGGCCCATCAACGACGCCGAAATGGTCGAGTACCTGCGGCCCCTGGCTCCGCATCGGCATCGCGCGATTCGCTTGCTGTACCTGAGTGGGAAGGCCACCAAGCCGAAGTTCGGTCCGCGAACCGCTCTGGTGGATCACACGTGGCACTGAGCCCTCGGCTGCTCGTACAGTCGAGTTGTTCGCCAACGTAAGGAGTACTTCGTGGTTGCCATCGGCACGTCCGATCTCGACATCTTTCCGCTCGCCCTCGGCGGGAACACCTTCGGCTGGACCAGCGACGAGGCTGCGTCCTTCGAGATTCTCGACGCCTTCACCGCCGGTGGAGGCAACTTCGTCGACACCGCCGACTCGTACTCGGCCTTTGCCGACGGCAACTCCGGCGGCGAGTCGGAGACGATCATCGGCAACTGGATAACTGCCCGCGGCAACCGCGACGACGTCGTCATCGCCACCAAGGTCAGCCAACATCCCGAGTTCCGTGGGTTGGCCCCGGACAACATCCGAGCCGCGGCCGACGCGTCGCTGGCCCGGCTGCAGACCGACCGCATCGACGTCTACTACGCGCACTACGACGACGACAAGACCCCGCTGGTGGAGTCCCTCGCCGCGTTCGACGAGTTGGTCACGGCTGGCAAGGTTCGCTATGTCGCCATCTCGAACTACACCCCGGCGCGGGTGCGCGAGTGGCTCGAACTGGCGAAGGAGAACGGGTTCGCCGCTCCGATCGCGCTGCAACCGCACTACAACCTGGTCGCCCGCCGCGACTACGAGGGCGAACTGCAGAAGCTGGCCGTCGATCACGACCTCGGCGTGTTTCCCTACTTCTCCCTCGCTGCCGGATTCCTGACGGGCAAGTACCGCACCCGCGAGGACCTGGCCGGCCAACAGCGCGAGCGGCTGACCACGGGATACTTCTCCGATGCCGGGCTCGATGTGGTGCAGGGCCTGCGTGAGATCGCCGAATCGCGATCCGCGGAGATTTCGAGCGTTGCACTGGCCTGGCTGCTGGCTCGTCCGGGCATCACTGCGCCCATTGCCAGTGCGAGCAAGATTTCTCAGCTGCCCGCCCTGCTCGACGCACCGGCTTTGGCTCTGACCAGTCAGGAAGTCGAGAAACTGACGGTTCTGTCCGACGCCGTGGCATAGAACACGAAAGTTGTAGTCAGCAACCGGGAACAGAACGAGTTCCCCGGTTGCTGACCTTCGGGTGGCCCCAGCATCGAACACGTCGTCAACGAACACAGCCGTAGCCAGCACGCCGGTGACCGACACCTCGGCTCCGGTGACCGAGCCGACGTCGCGGGAGCGCCTGCGGGTGATTCTCGTACTCGGCGCGCTCATCGCCCTCGGTCCGCTGACCATCGACATGTACCTGCCGGCTCTACCGGCCATCGCCGACGACCTGAACACTCCGTCGTCCGCCGTGCAGCTCACGCTCGCCGGCACGTTGGTCGGGCTCGCCCTCGGACAACTCGTCATCGGGCCGCTGTCGGACATCGTCGGGCGACGGCTTCCCCTGATCGTCGGTACCGGCGTGCACATCCTCGCTTCCGTGGCCTGCATCGTGGCCCCGAACATCGCCGTGCTCGGTGGCTTACGCGTCGTGCAGGGTCTCGGAGCTGCGGCGGCAGCGGTGGTGGCGATGGCCATCGTGCGCGATCTGTTCACCGGCCGCGCTGCCGCCACCGTGCTGTCGCGTCTGATGCTCGTCATGGGCGTCGCGCCCGTGCTGGCTCCGTCGCTCGGCGGTGCCGTGCTGCTGGTCGGATCATGGCGTCTCGTCTTCGCAGCGCTGGCGATCCTGGGCGTCGGCCTTTTGACGTTGGCGATCGTGTCGCTGCGCGAGACCCTGCCACCCGAGCGTCGTCGAGCCAGTGGCGTCATGCCGGTGTTGCGCACCTACCGCTCGCTGTTGCGTGATGCCCAGTTCGTCGTACTCGTCCTGGTCGCCGCACTGGCGATGTCGTCGCTGTTCGCCTACGTGGCCGGGTCGTCGTTCGTGCTGCAGGAGGAGTTCGGCCTCGACGAGCAGCAGTTCGCGATCGTCTTCGCTGCAGGCGCGATTTCCCTGATCGGCGCGTCCCAGCTCAACGTCCTGCTGCTCGGACGCTTCGCACCGGTACAGATCGTCCTGTCGGCACTGTCGTTCGGCGTCGTCGCCGGCGGCGTCATGGTGGCATTGGCGGTGACCGGGACCGGCGGTATGGCGGGATTCGTCGTCCCGCTGTGGTTCGTGCTCGGGGCGTCGGATTCGTGATGCCCAACGCTCCCGCACTCGCCCTGTCTCGGCACGGTGAGGCCGCCGGTGGTGCTGCTGCACTCCTCGGAGCGGCGCAGTTCGGTCTCGGTGCCATCGTCGCGCCCATCGTCGGCGCACTCGGAAACGATGCGGTGGCCGTGTCCACGACGATGGTCGTGACGTCCGCTGCAGCACTGATCGCCCTGGGCGTCATCACCGCGCGGTCGTCTGCGCCGCAACCGGCCGAGGGAGTGGCACCCACCCACTAGGGTGACCGCCATGACCGAACGCGAGCGCGATGCGCGCGGTAAACCCCTCAATGCCAGGCCTCGCGACGGTCTCGGGCGGCCACTCGCCCGCGGTGGAAGCGGAACCCCACGCGTGCCCGACGACGTACGACTTCCGCCCGGCGCAGCTCTCGTCGAGGCACAGAAGTTTCTCGATGCGAACATGCCGTTCCACGCACACGAAGTACTCGAGGGCACGTGGAAGAGCTGCCCGACCGACGAGCGTCCGTTGTGGCAGGGTCTCGCCCAACTCGCCGTCGGGCTGACGCACCTTCTCCGCGGCAATCGCATCGGTGCCGCGTCGCTGCTTCGGCAAGGACACGATCGCTTGATCGGCTTCGAGGCCGACCCACCGCACAGTGTCGACGTCAGCGGCTTGTTGGCCTGGTCCGAAGGGCTGCTGGACGACCTGGAGACCGGAACCCTGCCGGTCTCCCCCGGTGTTCCGATGCTGCGCGCCACCGATCCCCGCCGGGGTGTGCCGGCACCCGATTCCGGCTCGAGCTAGCCTGAGAGAATTAGGTAAGGCTAGGACAATCTGCACCGGAAGTGGGGTTCGTCGGCGTGACCGTGTTCGCACCGCTGAGAGTCGCACGACAGGGACTCTCAGGGGAGACCATCAGCCCAGCTCAGCTCGGACGCACCCTGTGCACCGAGGTCGCCGAACAGGTTCCCTACTGGGTTGCCGTGTTGACCCCCGCCGAGCGGCCTCTGCTCGACGCCCGATCGGCATCGGGTCGTTCCGAGCAGGCTTCGGTGACGCTCGACCTTCCCCAGAGCCCTCACCACCCCCATGCCCTGCTGCTCGCGGCGCTCGGGTCGGCGGTGTGCACGTGGCAGCGGAACAACCGACGTGGCTCGTCGGCCGGCGTGCTGGTCGACCTGGATCTCGACGCCACGAGCGCAGTGCACCCGGTTCGCCTCCCCGCCGTCCACACCGACGCGCTCGCCGTGCCCACGCACGGCAAGAACCTCGTCGACGATGTCTCCAGGAAACTGGACTCGGTGCCGAACGGCGGCCGCGACTACGCGCTCACCCGCAACTATCCCGCGCTCGCATCACGCGCAGGGGCGCAGATCATCGTGCGTGACCACACATCGACGGAGCCGAAGGACGGATACGCGATCGATGTCAGGATTGCTGTCACGGACGCCGGCACCGCGGTGGCACGGGTCAGCTGGGCCGGCGAACTGCAGGAAGTCGACGAGCTGATCCGACTGTGGTCGGTAGCCGTCCATCACCTGACAACGACGGCAGCCGCGGCTACAGGCTCTTCAGCAGCCTGACGTCGTCCTCGATGCCTTCGGGCGGCGTCTCGAGAATCACCGGCGCGTCGGCGGCCAATGCGACGGCGGTCAGGATCTCGGCGTCGATGGTTCCGGTGCCGAGGTTAGCGTGTCGGTCTCTGGCCGAGTCGAACTCGTCGCGCGAGTTGTTCAGGTGCACCAGATCGATTCGTCCGGTGATGGCTTTGATGCGGTCGACGACGTCGACGAGATCCTCGCCCCCGGCCCACGCATGGCAGGTGTCGAGGCAGAAGCCGGCACCGAACTCGCCGATCGCATCCCAGAGCCGGGCGATGTCGTCGAAGTGACGCGCCATCGCCGAATCCCCACCCGCGGTGTTCTCGACGAAGATCGGCACCGCGAAGCCGCCCTGCTCGGCCTGACGCTCGAAGAGCTTGCGCCAGTTGTCGATTCCCTTGGCGGTATCCTCGCCCTCGCGGACGTGGCCGCCGTGGACGACCAGCCCGATGGCCCCGATCTCGGCTGCGGCAGCCGCCTGCTCGACGACGGCCTTCCTGGACGGGATGCGAATCCGATTGTTCAAGCTCGCGACGTTGAGCACGTACGACGAGTGCACCACCACATCGACCGAGCCGGCCAGCAGAGCCTCACCCTGCGGGTGTGGTTCGAGCTTGTTCCACTTCTGCGGATCGGTGAGAAACATCTGGACTAGATCGACGCCGAGCGCCTCGGCGGTACCGAGAGGGTCGGTGCTGTCGCGGACGTGTGCTCCGATGCGCATGACGTCCATCATAGGGGTCGTGTTCAGGGTCTCCCCTGATAGCAACCGGCGCAGAACACTGAAACACTGGAGCGTATGAGCGACATTGCCGCGCGCGCGGTCGACGTATCGAAGGTCTACGGCTCCGGGGACACCCAGGTGCACGCACTGTCCGGGGTGAGCGTCGAGTTCGCTCGCGGAGAATTCACCGCCATCATGGGCCCGTCGGGTTCGGGCAAGTCCACCCTCATGCATTGTCTGGCCGGATTGGACACCGCGTCGTCGGGCACGGTGACCATCGGAGACACCGAGCTGACGGCGCTCTCCGACAAGGAGATGACCGGATTACGCAGGGACCGAATCGGATTCGTGTTCCAGGCATTCAATCTGGTGCCCACGCTGACCGCGCTGGAGAACATCACCCTGCCACTCGACATCGCGGGCCGCGCCCCGGATCAGGGGTGGCTCGACACCGTCGTCGACCGACTCGGCCTCCGCGATCGCCTCGATCACCGCCCCAGCGAACTCTCGGGCGGGCAGCAACAACGAGTGGCGTGCGCCCGCGCGCTCGCCGGCCGACCCGACATCGTGTTCGGCGACGAGCCAACCGGCAACCTGGATTCTCGCTCCTCCGGCGAGGTGCTGTCGATTCTGCGCACTGCCGCAGACGAATTCGACCAGACCGTCGTCATCGTCACCCACGATCCACGCGCAGCCAGCTATGCCGACCGCGTCGTGTTCCTCGCCGACGGTGCCGTCATCGATCAGCTGAACTCGCCCACGGCCGACGCCGTACTCGAGCGGATGAAGAAGCTGGAAACGGTCCGATAATGGCGCATTCTGTCTCCAACAAGACTCAACGACACAAGCCGGCGGGCAATCCCATGCGCAAGGTGTCACTGAGAAACCTTGCTGCACACAAGGTTCGATTGGCACTGACGGTGCTGTCCGTCGTACTCGGCACGGCATTCGTCGCTGGTTCGTTCGTGTTCACCGACACCCTCCAGCGCACCTTCTCGTCACTGTTCGCCGATACCGCACAGGGCGCAGACGTACGGGTGAGTCCCGAGGACGCGCGCTCGAGCGGCGTGCCCAACGAGGACATCGCGGCAATCGCTGCCCTGCCGAACGTGCGCGCCGTATCGCCGTACGCCGGCGGACAGCTCGTACTGCTGGGCACCGACGGTGCCGCAGTGCAATCCGGCGGCGCACCGACCATCGGCGAGTCCTACCTTCCGGACGACCAACGACTCGGAGACCCGACCACCTTCGTCGAAGGCTCGGCTCCCACCACTCCCGGTCAGGTCGCGATCAATGCCGGCGGTGCCGAGCGCGCCGGGTTGAAGGTGGGCGACGCCACCCAGGTGCTCGTGCCGTCCAAGGGCATCACCGATATCACGATTTCCGGAATCTATTCCACTGCAACAGAATCCGGCGGGTACATCGGAATCCAGTTCGTGCAGAGCCAGGCGAACGAGTTGTTCACCGACGGGGCCCACGTGCAGTACATCGACGTCGCAGGTAACGATCTCACCGCACAGGGGCTCACGCAGAGCGATCTGCGGGACGAGATTTCCGCGGCGCTCCCCGGCTTGAAGGTGCAGACGGCCGCGGACGTACAGGAAGAGACCCAGGCCGAGGTGGAGTCGGCCCTGTCGTTCATCAATTACTTCCTGCTCGCCTTCGGCGGAATCGCACTGCTCGTCGGTACCTTCATCATCTACAACACGTTCTCGATGATCGTTGCCCAGCGAGTCCGTGAGCTGGCGCTGCTGCGGGCCATCGGGGCCAGCCGCGGCCAGGTCAGCCGCTCGGTGGTACTCGAAGCACTCGTCGTCGGCGTCATCGGCAGTGTCCTCGGCTTCGCGGGCGGAGTCGGGCTGGCCTACGGCCTGCGCGCTCTGCTCAACGCCTTCGATCTGGGATTGCCGTCGGGGCCACTGGCACTCGAACCCCGCACCGTCGCCGTCGCCTTCGCGGTGGGCATCATCGTCACCGTCCTGAGCGCATACGCACCGGCGCGTCGAGCAGCCAAGATTCCGCCGGTCGCCGCGATGCGCGAGGA
The nucleotide sequence above comes from Rhodococcoides fascians A25f. Encoded proteins:
- a CDS encoding ABC transporter ATP-binding protein, with translation MSDIAARAVDVSKVYGSGDTQVHALSGVSVEFARGEFTAIMGPSGSGKSTLMHCLAGLDTASSGTVTIGDTELTALSDKEMTGLRRDRIGFVFQAFNLVPTLTALENITLPLDIAGRAPDQGWLDTVVDRLGLRDRLDHRPSELSGGQQQRVACARALAGRPDIVFGDEPTGNLDSRSSGEVLSILRTAADEFDQTVVIVTHDPRAASYADRVVFLADGAVIDQLNSPTADAVLERMKKLETVR
- a CDS encoding aldo/keto reductase gives rise to the protein MVAIGTSDLDIFPLALGGNTFGWTSDEAASFEILDAFTAGGGNFVDTADSYSAFADGNSGGESETIIGNWITARGNRDDVVIATKVSQHPEFRGLAPDNIRAAADASLARLQTDRIDVYYAHYDDDKTPLVESLAAFDELVTAGKVRYVAISNYTPARVREWLELAKENGFAAPIALQPHYNLVARRDYEGELQKLAVDHDLGVFPYFSLAAGFLTGKYRTREDLAGQQRERLTTGYFSDAGLDVVQGLREIAESRSAEISSVALAWLLARPGITAPIASASKISQLPALLDAPALALTSQEVEKLTVLSDAVA
- a CDS encoding deoxyribonuclease IV gives rise to the protein MRIGAHVRDSTDPLGTAEALGVDLVQMFLTDPQKWNKLEPHPQGEALLAGSVDVVVHSSYVLNVASLNNRIRIPSRKAVVEQAAAAAEIGAIGLVVHGGHVREGEDTAKGIDNWRKLFERQAEQGGFAVPIFVENTAGGDSAMARHFDDIARLWDAIGEFGAGFCLDTCHAWAGGEDLVDVVDRIKAITGRIDLVHLNNSRDEFDSARDRHANLGTGTIDAEILTAVALAADAPVILETPPEGIEDDVRLLKSL
- a CDS encoding DUF309 domain-containing protein, whose product is MTERERDARGKPLNARPRDGLGRPLARGGSGTPRVPDDVRLPPGAALVEAQKFLDANMPFHAHEVLEGTWKSCPTDERPLWQGLAQLAVGLTHLLRGNRIGAASLLRQGHDRLIGFEADPPHSVDVSGLLAWSEGLLDDLETGTLPVSPGVPMLRATDPRRGVPAPDSGSS
- a CDS encoding DNA-3-methyladenine glycosylase family protein encodes the protein MSDATGSSGTVRVVTSEKRLDVRMSLSPLRRGRGDPTYESTPDGGIWRTSRMKSGPVTYRLTQASPTSVQARAWGPGALELLDAVPALLGHGDDASTFAPEHPILREAHRQLPHLRLGRTDLVLEALIPAIIEQRVHGISAFGSWRYLVSKFGESAPGPTPKPMFVFPAPDVWRRIPSWEYHRANVDPARSKTIVRAAQAAGRLEEASTMTPEDAQRRLRAIPGVGIWTAAETAQRALGDPDALSVGDYHLAAVVGWSLLGRPINDAEMVEYLRPLAPHRHRAIRLLYLSGKATKPKFGPRTALVDHTWH